A window of the Streptomyces formicae genome harbors these coding sequences:
- a CDS encoding N-acyl-D-amino-acid deacylase family protein has protein sequence MDLVIRGARVVDGTGDASYRADVGVTDGRITAISRSGEGGERLTGRRVLDAAGLALSPGFIDMHAHSDLALLRDPDHSAKAAQGVTLEVLGQDGLSYAPVDDRTLAEVRKAITGWNGDGSDIDFDWRSVGEYLDRLDRSHGGRGIAVNAAYLIPQGTVRMFAVGWDDRGASPEELARMKQLVAEGMEQGAVGMSSGLTYTPGMYADDAELTELCRVVASYGGYYCPHHRSYGAGALEAYEEMVGLTRAAGCALHLAHATMNFGVNKGRAPELLTLLDEALDAGADISLDTYPYTPGCTTLVALLPSWASEGGPEAVTARLRDDETAEKIRHHLEVIGSDGCHGVPMDWDTIEISGVADPALADFVGRRLDGWTTARRLLLDDRLGSTILQHVGHEENVRAIMRHHVHTGGSDGILQGVKPHPRAYGTFPHYLGHYARELGVLSLEETVHHLTGRPAARLRLGDRGHVREGYRADLVLFDPDTVAAGSTFEAPRTLPTGIPHVLIDGRFVIEDGKRTDVLAGRAIRRT, from the coding sequence ATGGACCTCGTCATCCGCGGCGCACGCGTCGTCGACGGCACCGGCGACGCCTCGTACCGCGCCGACGTCGGCGTCACGGACGGCCGCATCACCGCGATATCCCGGTCCGGCGAAGGGGGCGAACGCCTCACCGGTCGCCGCGTCCTCGACGCGGCCGGCCTGGCCCTCTCCCCCGGCTTCATCGACATGCACGCGCACAGCGATCTCGCGCTGCTCCGCGACCCCGACCACAGCGCCAAGGCGGCTCAGGGCGTGACCCTGGAGGTCCTCGGCCAGGACGGACTGTCGTACGCGCCCGTCGACGACCGCACTCTCGCCGAGGTCCGCAAGGCCATCACCGGCTGGAACGGCGACGGTTCGGACATCGACTTCGACTGGCGGAGCGTCGGCGAGTACCTGGACCGGCTCGACCGCTCCCACGGCGGCCGGGGCATCGCCGTCAACGCGGCCTATCTGATCCCCCAGGGAACGGTCCGGATGTTCGCGGTCGGCTGGGACGACCGCGGGGCGAGCCCCGAAGAGCTGGCGCGCATGAAGCAGCTCGTCGCCGAGGGCATGGAGCAGGGCGCCGTCGGCATGTCGTCCGGCCTCACCTACACCCCCGGCATGTACGCGGACGACGCCGAACTCACCGAGCTGTGCCGGGTGGTGGCGTCGTACGGCGGCTACTACTGCCCGCACCACCGCTCCTACGGCGCCGGCGCCCTGGAGGCGTACGAGGAGATGGTCGGCCTCACCCGGGCCGCCGGCTGCGCCCTCCATCTCGCCCACGCCACCATGAACTTCGGCGTGAACAAGGGCCGCGCCCCCGAGCTGCTCACCCTGCTCGACGAGGCGCTCGACGCGGGCGCCGACATCTCCCTCGACACCTACCCGTACACCCCGGGCTGCACGACCCTCGTCGCGCTGCTGCCCAGCTGGGCGAGCGAGGGCGGGCCGGAAGCCGTCACGGCCCGGCTGCGGGACGACGAGACGGCCGAGAAGATCCGCCACCACCTGGAGGTCATCGGCTCCGACGGCTGCCACGGCGTGCCCATGGACTGGGACACGATCGAGATCTCCGGCGTCGCCGACCCCGCGCTCGCGGACTTCGTGGGCCGCCGCCTGGACGGCTGGACCACCGCCCGCCGACTGCTGCTCGACGACCGCCTCGGCTCGACGATCCTCCAGCACGTCGGCCACGAGGAGAACGTCCGCGCGATCATGCGCCACCACGTCCACACCGGCGGTTCCGACGGCATCCTCCAGGGCGTCAAGCCGCACCCGCGCGCGTACGGCACCTTCCCGCACTACCTCGGCCACTACGCCCGCGAACTCGGCGTCCTGTCCCTGGAGGAGACGGTCCACCACCTGACCGGAAGGCCGGCGGCCCGCCTCCGGCTCGGCGACCGCGGCCACGTACGCGAGGGCTACCGCGCCGACCTCGTCCTCTTCGACCCGGACACGGTCGCGGCCGGTTCGACGTTCGAGGCGCCCCGCACCCTCCCGACCGGCATCCCGCACGTCCTCATCGACGGCAGGTTCGTCATCGAGGACGGCAAGCGCACGGACGTCCTGGCCGGGCGGGCGATCCGCCGGACGTGA